A genomic window from Serratia liquefaciens includes:
- a CDS encoding FAD:protein FMN transferase: MRVGAMKGWMTTVVLSATLLLTGCGPEQVNLEGKTMGTSYSIRYVTGDDTPSAAKIQAEIDKRLELVNDQMSTYRPGSELSRFNASRAVDKPFPVSAATAEVVLEALRINRVTDGALDVTVGPLVNLWGFGPEGRPDKVPSAAALEQRRAWTGIDKLSVQGNALVKRIPELYVDLSSIAKGYGVDVIAQYLQSQQVKNYMVDIGGEVRTRGHNGEKKPWRIAIERPTAGMEQKAQLVIQPGEMSIATSGDYRNYFEQDGVRYSHTIDPITGRPIHHHLVSVTVLSPTCMAADGLSTGLNVLGPERGMALANLMGIPVFMIVKTAAGFEERYSEAFKPYLNKHS; this comes from the coding sequence CATGGGGACCTCCTATTCGATCCGCTACGTCACCGGTGACGACACGCCGTCCGCCGCCAAGATACAGGCGGAGATCGACAAGCGGCTGGAGTTGGTGAATGACCAAATGTCCACCTATCGGCCGGGCTCGGAACTGAGCCGCTTCAACGCCAGTCGCGCAGTGGATAAACCCTTCCCGGTGTCGGCGGCCACGGCCGAGGTGGTGCTGGAGGCGCTGCGTATCAACCGCGTTACCGACGGCGCGCTGGACGTGACCGTCGGGCCGTTGGTTAACCTGTGGGGCTTCGGGCCGGAAGGGCGGCCGGACAAGGTGCCGAGCGCCGCCGCACTGGAACAGCGCCGCGCCTGGACCGGTATCGACAAGCTGTCGGTACAGGGCAACGCGTTGGTCAAACGCATTCCGGAGCTGTACGTCGATCTGTCCTCGATCGCCAAGGGGTACGGGGTGGATGTGATTGCCCAGTACCTGCAGTCGCAGCAGGTGAAAAACTATATGGTCGATATTGGCGGCGAGGTGCGCACTCGCGGCCATAACGGTGAGAAAAAACCGTGGCGCATCGCCATTGAGCGGCCGACCGCCGGCATGGAGCAGAAAGCGCAATTGGTGATCCAGCCCGGTGAGATGTCGATAGCCACCTCCGGGGATTACCGTAACTATTTCGAACAGGACGGCGTGCGTTATTCGCATACCATAGATCCGATCACCGGCCGCCCGATCCATCACCATCTGGTGTCGGTCACGGTGTTGAGCCCAACCTGCATGGCTGCAGACGGTTTGTCGACCGGATTAAACGTACTGGGGCCGGAACGCGGCATGGCATTGGCGAACCTGATGGGGATCCCGGTGTTCATGATTGTGAAAACCGCCGCCGGTTTTGAAGAACGCTACTCTGAGGCGTTTAAACCCTATTTGAACAAGCACTCGTGA
- the nqrM gene encoding (Na+)-NQR maturation NqrM produces the protein MLTIFVATFVLFLLIVGGMSLGYVFKRKSLQGSCGGITALGMDKVCDCPEPCDARKKRLEKEALRQQQLEKHRII, from the coding sequence ATGTTGACGATATTTGTCGCCACCTTCGTGTTGTTTCTGCTGATTGTCGGCGGCATGTCCCTGGGCTACGTGTTTAAACGTAAAAGCCTGCAGGGCAGCTGCGGCGGCATTACGGCGCTGGGGATGGATAAGGTCTGCGACTGTCCGGAACCTTGCGATGCGCGTAAAAAACGCCTGGAGAAAGAGGCGTTGCGCCAGCAGCAGTTGGAAAAGCACCGGATTATCTGA
- a CDS encoding glycerophosphodiester phosphodiesterase family protein — MKTFSVYLFASALSLISLAASAAPAIIAHRGGTADAPENTRVAIETALKNDADAIWITLQESKDGVIVLYRPSDLKALTNQQGLVSAYTAEQLAKVDAGWSFAKGETHPFRGKGIGIPRLDEILNDFPKVNFYLDIKSPDANPAQFGKTLLATLEKTDSLNRTRVYSTDAKYLQALPPAIKHFETRDETRDLLANISLSHLCELKPDNQQPRWYGLELKREVEVVEKFTLGEGRSKAFLTWDKESIDCFRSQGPAHIVLFGINTPADYQQALALGVDGVMVNSPADAKNFRQAK; from the coding sequence ATGAAAACATTCTCGGTCTATTTATTCGCTTCAGCATTATCCCTGATCTCCCTTGCCGCGAGCGCAGCCCCTGCCATTATTGCGCACCGCGGTGGCACTGCCGACGCACCGGAAAATACCCGCGTCGCGATTGAAACCGCACTGAAAAACGATGCCGACGCCATTTGGATCACCCTGCAGGAATCCAAAGACGGCGTTATCGTGCTGTACCGCCCTTCAGATCTGAAGGCGCTGACCAACCAACAGGGTCTGGTCTCCGCTTACACCGCCGAACAACTGGCAAAAGTTGACGCCGGCTGGTCATTTGCCAAAGGGGAAACGCATCCGTTCCGGGGGAAAGGCATTGGCATTCCTCGGCTGGATGAAATACTCAACGACTTCCCCAAGGTTAATTTCTATCTGGACATCAAGTCACCGGATGCCAATCCGGCCCAGTTCGGTAAAACCTTGCTGGCAACGCTGGAGAAAACCGACAGCCTGAACCGCACCCGCGTTTACTCCACCGATGCCAAATATTTGCAGGCGTTACCGCCGGCTATCAAGCATTTCGAAACCCGCGATGAAACCCGCGACCTGCTGGCGAATATCAGCCTGTCGCACCTGTGCGAACTGAAGCCGGATAACCAGCAGCCACGCTGGTACGGGCTTGAACTGAAGCGGGAAGTGGAAGTGGTGGAGAAATTTACCCTGGGCGAGGGGCGCTCCAAGGCGTTTCTGACCTGGGACAAAGAATCGATCGACTGCTTCCGTTCGCAAGGCCCGGCGCACATCGTGCTGTTTGGTATCAATACCCCGGCAGACTACCAGCAGGCGCTGGCGCTTGGGGTCGACGGGGTGATGGTCAACTCACCGGCCGACGCGAAAAACTTTCGCCAGGCCAAATAA